The genomic DNA CAGATATTGGATGATTTTGACAGTTGCAGCTTCCTACAAGATGTACGAGAAACATCTGGGCACAGTCACAATGGTCTTCGGCAATTGCAAAGTCAACTTGTTACTGACCTCTTGAAGTGTGACCGCCTAGAGTTTGCTTCCATTCATGAAGGAATAAGTGTACTCAAGCGTAGGTTTCGTGAGATGAAGGTCCTCATTCTTCTCGATGATGTTGATAGTGTTTATCAACTCAATGCACTGGCTGCGGAACTTGACTGGTTCGGCCAAGGGAGTAGAATCATTGTCACCACTAGAAACAAGGGCGCTTTAGAAGTCCCTCAAGAGCATCAGGTCTATGAAGtaaaggaaatggaaaaagaGCAGGCCCTCCAACTATTTTGCAAGCATGCCCTAAGGAGAGATGATCCCACGATTAGATTGAGAGCTCTATCAGAAGAAATTGTCAGAAGAACGGGAGGTCTTCCTCTAGCTCTTGAAGTTATTGGCTCTTTTTTGCATGGGAAAAGTGAGGATACGTGGAAGGCAACATCACAGAAGTTGAAGATAGTGCCAAATAACGAAGTCGAACACAAGTTGAGGATTAGCTATGATGCATTACAGCACGAACAGCAACAAATGTTTTTAGATATTGCATGCCTTTTCAGCGGGGAAGATAAAAAGACCGTAGCTCACATGTGGGAAGATCAGTATAAATTTTCTCCGGAAGCTGATATTGAAGTCCTGCAACTATTGTCTCTTATTAAGATTGGAGAGGACAATATGCTACGGTTGCATGATCAGCTTCGAGATCTTGGTAGGGGAATTGTTCGGCAAGAAAACCTTAAAGAACCAGGGAAGCGGAGTAGGTTGTGGGGCGATGAAGCAATTGATGTGCTGCTGAACAATCAGGTAAAAcgtattttcttctttttccatcTTTGGTCGTACAAAAGGCTATTGTGTTGTTAGACAGATAAAAGAAATGGAAttctttatgaaaattttcttttctttctttcttttatctttttggaGCAGGGGTCGAAAAATATAGAAGCCATCCGACTGGAATATCAGATTGGGTTGGAGTGCTGCTGTTTTACACCTAgccaatttaggaagctatCAAAGTTGAGATATCTCAAACTAGACTGCGCTGATCTTGCTGGCGATTTTGAGAATCTTCTACCGGCCCTGAGATGGCTTCGATGGAAAATACCTTCACTCAACTGCACAGCAACAAATTTGAATGTAAAGGGCCTACTCATCCTCTATTTGTCACATAGCAAGGTCGCGCATAATTGGAATGCCTGGAACTCAATTCAGGTCTCTGCTAATACATTGAACTCTCTAATTGATAGTGTTGTCTATGGCAAGTTCGGCAATACTTACTAATTGTTTTGCAGATGATGACGATGAAGCTGAAAGTTCTTGACCTCAGCTACTGTACAGAACTCACTCGAACTCCTGATTTGTCTCCATTTTGCAACCTGGAGAGGTTAAATCTAAGGAATTGCAAAAGACTACACGTGATTGACCCTTCCATATGTAAGCTTAAGCATCTTGCTTCCCTCAATATGACAGATTGTCATTCTGTTAAGGAGCTTCCAGAGCAATTGGACTGCAAGGAAACGTTGCTTGAACTTGTCATTGATGGAACTGGCATAGAAAAGTTGCCTACCCTAGACGGTTTGATGAAGCTCGAAACCCTGAGTGCCAACAATTGTGCTTTTTTGACTCGGATTCCAAGTTCTATTGGCCAGTGAACATCTCTTGCAGATCTCAGACTTGATCAATCAAAAATCAGTGAGCTTCCAGAGTCGATTGGATCATTAGTGACATTGAGACGGCTAACATTTGCAAGCACTCCTCTGAGAGAGCTTCCGAAGTCTATTGGGGGTTTGAATTCATTGGTCGAGTTGGTTCTATCCAAGACAAGGGTGGCGATATTGCCCGATTCCATTGAGAATCTGATTAATCTGCAAGTGCTTAAGATTGATCGTAGTTCAGTCCAATCTATACCTACTGCTCTTGGACAGTTGGAGAAACTTGAATCCATAGACGCTTCAGGGTGTCGATTACTTAGACAAATTCCAATTGAGCTTGGGAGGCTATCCCTTCTAAAGGTCCTGCTATTGCGTCATACAAATATTAGCAGCATTCCAGTGACAATTGGGGGCCTTACTTGTCTTGAGACTCTTGATTTAGCATGGTGCACACAACTTAGAACTCTCCCTGAACTTCCCAGCAGCTTAAGTAGTGTGTCACTGACCTGTGAGTCATCGGTGCCAATATCGAATCTCCCTGATTTGATTAACCTAAAGAAGATAGAATTTGTCCGGTCAGCGGTTCCCAAGGAGATTTTGGAGTTGCCGAAGTTGGAGAAGCTGCACATATCTCGGTCAAATGTTAGCATCTTACTGGACGGAATTGGGGCGCTAGCTATGCTTAAGGAGCTGTATATCGGTAATGTCAATCTCCAATGCCTTCCCGAACTTCCATTGGGTCTGCATAAGCTATGTATATCACGTTGTCATTCCCTTGCAAGATTGACAGTGCTTTCAAATTTGCAAAACTTATCTGAATTAAAGCTACACGACTGCCCTGAGCTTGAGGAAATTGAAAGTCTCGGCGATCTAGCGTCATTGAGAACTTTGTTGGTTTCTTTTTGTGGAAGGATAGCTAAACTTGATGGCCTTGAAAAGCTGGAATATTTGATGAATCTGGCTGTTTTTGCCTGTGAAAATCTAGAGGTGCTGCCAGATCTATCAAAGTTGAGTGTGTTGTCCAATTTACGCATACGTGGTTGTGAAAAGCTAGTTGAAATTCGGGGTATGAGCAGTTTACATGGCTTAGAAAATTTGAGTATCAGTGATGCATCCGTTGGAACACTGAATTTGTCAAACTCAAAGGCGTTGCGATTTTTGTCTGTTGAGGACTGCATTGAGCTAAAAGGACTTGATGGATTTGATGAATTGGAAAATTTAAGTAGCCTACACATTTTGGAATGTAAAGCAATTGAAAGGTTGCCAAACctttcaaacttgaaatcacTGCGATACTTGTCAGCTAGTGGCTGTGAGAAGTTACAAGGACTTGATGGGCTTGACAAATTGACGGCACCCTTGCGGAGTTTATATATTAGGGGATGTAAATCAATTGAAAAGTTGCCCAGTTTGTCGAACTTGAAGTTCTTGCGTGACTTATGGGCTGATGGTTGTGAGAAGTTACAAGGACTTGAAGGCCTTGATAGCTTGGGTGCACTGACAGATTTAAATATTAGCGGATGTAAGTCAATTGAGAAGTTGCCCAATCTATCAAACCTAAGATTGCTGAAATATTTTGGAGCAGATGGTTGTGAGAAGTTGCAAGAACTTGAGGGGCTGAACCAAAAAGAATTGGAAAAGTTACCTCATTGGCCAAATTGGCAGAAATCGGATCTGGACAATTGCCTATCCGCTAATGGTATTGAGAAGTTACAAGAACTTGATAGCCTCGACGAATTGAACGAATTAGTGATGGCACCATTCAAGTCATCCGAGAAGTTACTTGACGAATCGAACTTTGGAGTATTGAAACAATGGTATGCTGATGGGTGCGAGAAGGTACCAGAACTTGAGGGGCTTGAGAACTTGGAAAATTTTCACTTACAAGTCATTCCAAATCTACAGCTAATGAGATTTTATAGATTTCATGGGTATTAAATTATGGAGGCCATTCCTAATACAGGATGACGGATCAGACGGCCTTGTTGGTTTTTTTTGGTGGGGGGAAGATATTACCTGTACGATACTTGGGTATGAGTTACATAATAAGGGATAGGGCAGACAAGGACTACTCTCCTTCTGGAAAATTCTACCTTCCAGTGCATGGACGGTTTCATGAGGGATCCAAGGGCCATGAAGGCCTAATAGGCTGTCGTCTTGGGCAggtttaaatatattattttaaaatattctttCCATGAGTATCCAATTAATTATGTTGTAATATGcgatcataatttttttggttgctatataaataataaaacataattCTACATTTGGATCTCTAATATACCTTAAGCTAATATTtactaaatatttatttcaaggAAATTTACTATTGTAATTATTCTAAACATTCTAAAATGcctacttatttttttaaattcaaatgttagaataaatatttttaaatttttcaaatattatataattaaaaggaAGTGAGAATGACTATCCAAGAAAGAAAAGTGCAGTATTATTACTCATATCGATTGGACAAAGTTGTTCCACTACCATATGACTTTTTTACATCAACATTTAATATCGGGCGGTGCTTGAATCTATAGTtactgacggtgtaagattcTCATTCACAAAGTAATGATTGGAATAATTGGTTATGACATTTTCTTATGCTTGCATGTATTAATGAACCCTAATTTCATTACAagcaataaattaataaacaatcatttttatactaaaagaaaatatgtttAATATGTTCAAGATAACTATAGATTCAAGATAACTATAAATTTAAGATAACTACataaaaaagataaactaattaaaaaatcaGTTATATCACAACTGAGTATGAATTTAGTCTTTTCCAGGCACGCACTCAATCAGATTTAATGGAAAGGAGAGGACATAGTTACCGTTGCTCACGTTGTGCACTGCCCTTCTTTAAAAAATCCATGCACTATATTCGATTTCTGATTCTTCGCgggatatatataaatatatatatgtagatcaAGATTAAGAATCAAAACAACATATTTTCGTATATTTTAAATGGCAtccatataaatttatataatctataaactataatatatatatgcaatggcatatataatctataaactacatattatatacatacatatatgaaaGCAACATTTATgtggtttatatatataatgttgcAAATGACATGCATATATTAATTTGGGCTATACTATTCCATTGTATATGATCTATGTATTGagcaatgtatatataatctacATATTTTACTGTATATTATTGCCTTGcgtataatatttatattcctTTGGGCGATACGTggatataatatttaaaaaggaGCTGAATTGAGATATGTTTATGGCATTGCGGAGGTTGACGGGGAGATATACGGATAAAGGATGTAGATGAGTCGTGCCACGGTACCATAGAAGTTAATGTTGTAATGGAAAATCTAGGTGATATATATTGGATGTGAGATGATGtgtaatttattcttttatttctgATTCGTAATTCTGAGTGTGAGTTGTGTTTGTTTATTAATCTGGATGTGAGATGATAAATACTTTATTCTTTCAGGTTGTTTGACTAATACTCTGTCATCTGGGCAAGTGCTATTTAGAGTGGTGACCCTCGCGATTGGATGCAGATGCAAGTTCTGACCAGCAAATATGGCTAAGAATGGAGTAAAAAACTGCAGAATGGAGAGAACATGGTGAGAGGTTCCCTGATTCGCAATTCACTACTACAGTCTTTAATGCAGATCAGATCATTTCCTTCCAAAATCTTTCCATCACCTGCTCCTGTACCGTTTTATTTGTACTCTAAAACTCTGACATTGAATCTACCTAAGGAAATGAATATTGCCTATGAGTTCCAATCCGATAATTTCTTTGCAAAATCTCTTTCTATTATTGCTTTGCACTTCCTTAGTTATTGACTGTTTTGAGTCGGTTTTGTTAGTTCTCTAATTATATTCTCTTATAATAACTGCAGGACAGACAAAACCTGGCCAAGATTTTTCCTAAGGAATGCGCAATACTCTAACGCATCTTTGGCTAGAGCATATTGGAGCAAGAATCTCTCAAGTGTTAAGTTATTTGACATGAATTTTTGGGGATTTCGGAAAtttttctcttcctctccaaTTTGATCGAACACAACAGAGTACCTGAAGAAGTATGGACCGCTCACCAATGGGGAAATGCTCTCGTTCAGGTTGTAAAACTGATGAAGGAATATGGATTAATAAGACATGGCCAAATTGTAATccatttttgtcattttttttttctttcctttccttaaGCAGCAAGTTTGATGCTTTGACTCTGTTACAGGAGGTAGGCCCTACACCTCTTCTCTACATCTACTGAATGGGGAGATCACCTCTTCTCCTCTGCTCATTCTAAAGGTATGTTGTACCcctgtttttcttcttctcgttTCAAGACATTTCCATAATTTTATTCAGCTTTGCTGCAGATTTAGCTCTTGATAGTCTTCTCCAACTTATTATTAACTATACTTGAGATTGACTCACTCCGTGATATTTACATGCAGAACTCTCGCAGCCTTATTACTACCCAGGCTTGCTGCACTAGAACCTGATTTGGCGGCTTCTGTGCATTTTGGttggaaaattttttttgggtttcatCAATTCTGTCTCGACTAGAAGTTGCTTATCTGCGTTGAAAACATAAGCAGATCAAGTATTGTATGAACTGCATAGGCATCCTTTTGTATTTTTAGGTGCCATAATTGTAAGGACAATCTAGTCCTCAGACCGAGACTTTGCAGTGAGGCTTTGAGATGGACAATCATTTGACAAACTTGATGCTCTCTGAGATCTTATGCCTCTTGATCCCTTTTTGTCCTTTCTTGGAATACCTGTTTGGAATGCCGTAAAAATGTGGGAGACATGGGGGGAACAACTCTTGTATATATCGTCCTTCCCTAGATGGAATTAGTCGTCTGACTCAATTAAGTGTAAGCAAAGGTTCTTGTTCTTGCTACCTTCTTTTCGTTGATTGTATTTACCTGCTTCTGATGTTTGGAAGTACCAAATGTGAAATGTTCGGGCGGGTTCTGCAATTATTCTTCGAGATGATGACGACTCTCAGGAAACAAGTGTCTGCAGCATCAATACCTTATACTCCTCTGCCAGAACTCAGCCAGTAGATGATTACGTTCCCAAGTTCACAAGGGGCGGACACTAGCAGAGGTTTCACCAGATTGTCTCTACAATTTCGTCATAAGTGCAGTTCACATTGTCTGGGATGACAAGGAGCTCCGGAGAAGAGATCGGTTATGAGCTTCTGGAAGGGATCGGGCAGTACGAGACTTGGAGAACATTCAGTGGTTAGATTAAACATTTTGTGACTTCTTTATGATCATCAAACACAGGGATCTTTGCTTCTGGTTGCATAAAAACGAGTGCGATCCTTCAAAAAGAATTGCTGGAAGAATGTCAAAAAGTTCAACAGCCAAATGACAGTTGATATTTGTACCCTGTGTCAGCAGGAATGGCAAATCAACATGCTCGATCTGAACCTTTCGGACCTAGTTTGACTCTCGCATAACTTTTGGCCTCTGACTGAAtgttttttcctcttttaaaTTCGATCAATTTGCCAATTCCGAGGATTTCTCAATGACCGTATGAAAATTCAAGAACTTAGTTATTCTGTCGACTGAATGGTCCCCTGAAATCCTCGGATAACTCAACTAGAGCATACTCTTAAATTGTGAGTATCCGATCCCCTGAAGCTCAGGAATAGGTCGTTGTCCTATCCCGGTTGAGCTCCAGCCGTGGATGCGGATAAGTGTCCGCTTATGGAATTAGAGCTCCCGAGAGACAGCATCAGCCGAACTAATAGCTGCAGATTCTGCACTCCTTTCCCTGATCTTGACAAGGAGGAGGCAGAGAGAGAATAGCCATAACTCTCACCATCAACACCCATTGCCACTGAAACCGAAAGAGTTTCAATCAGCTTCAGGGGAACATGGAGACTCGACTCTCTCTTGCTCTTTCTGTCAAACCAGACATCTTTCACTTTTAAACAGTCAGTCTTCTCTACTTAAGTCAAACTTATAAGAAATGGGAAACACCAATGCAGACGACAACATCAACTGTGAAGTGGCATACTGATGGCGACCCTTACAGTGCATGGTAAGGATATGGAAACCAAAAACCGAAATATTGCAAGACCAGATCAATGCAGTGAATCGGTAGTTGATATTCTTTGTATTCATGAGCCACCTTCGACTAAATCGTGCCACAGAAGTGcacatattataatttttgctTGATGCATGTAACACGCACTTCAGGAACAAAATAATGGCTCAATGATTGGATAACATCGGTGGACAGTTTAGGAATTGAGAGTTTGAAGAATGTTATTCCTCGGCAGGAAAACCTATATCATTCATGTTCACTGTGGGAATATGACACTAATGAAAAGGAGCTTGACTATTAGATTCtagttcttcttcttttttttttttttttttgcgttcAAAGGTAATTGGctgtttctttcttcaaaAAAGCTTTAAAGTTGTAAATAAGAGGGAAAAGCAAAAGAGAAATTTCCTTGAACATAGTCTCACACGAGGTCAGCCAGGTACAGTAAGTAGAAAAAAGGAAGTTgtaggaggaaaaaaaaatttaaccatAAATTGCcaaaaaggaattttttttttgggtctgGATATTTTAGCTTCTTCACGATGAATTCTTCCTATCTCcttgaatttgaaatttttttttttgtaatttttcttcaaaaataataaattgtgCCTAATGAATGGTTCCTTTCTTTTGGGTTGAGCCGAGTTCAACATCCAATCCAAGCTAAGAGAGATTTATTAGTCACTAGCTAgtatttattatatacatgCTTATGCCTTgtaaaagcaaaatgaatgaatttaCTCTGAGAAGGTGCTATATATACAGGCAACGTTGGTGTGTCACGAAATAAGGATAAGACCGAGAGTCATAAGATGATCAATCTAAACCCCGCCCCAAAATGTGTTCATAAAAACAAAGGAATTAATATGGAGTCGGAAACTGTACATACCAGAAATAAGCAGTTAGCGCACTGCCCATAGTTGTGCTAATAGCATATTGGATAGAATAAAGTACGGTAGCGAATTTAGGAACTGAACCATTTTACATTTTAAGTTTTGAAAGGTCGGTTaccaaaatattatatttcaagGAGTTGAGCTTTTACATGTTTTTTTTCTCCCGTTATAAAGAAAGTCTATGAATCTagtatgaaataaaaaaaatctaaataaaaagTACATATCGTCATAGTAATGAGAATCGAATatgaaatctcttaattattatacTAAATGTGTATTACTGcactatacttttttttctcagctCCTACATGTAATTAAGAACCCTATTACTCTTCTACTAgttgaaataaatttaaaaaagaaaaagaaaaaagaaaaataccaTGCTTAAAATTGCCTTGCTGCTAAGTGCTATACCAAAGCCACTTCATAAACAAGGGAAGCACTTCTCGTCTAAGGGGGGGAAGATTCCAAAAAGCTGGAAGTTTGAGTCCTTAACTAGCTATATGAAAATGTTGACTTCAAAGCTTGTCCCATAAAACTCAAGCGTCGCCCTCTCCTAGATCATATTAACTTAGACCCTTTTCTGTTGCTATCTATCTTTCTTTGATCGAACTCCAAAGATTTGTTTTCTGCTTGGGAATCGCGAGAAAATTATGGAAATTCCCGAAATTTCTGGATTAAATTTTCACCCAACTGACGATGAACTCCTCACCTATTACTTGAAGTTGAGGATTCTCGACTACTTCCAGGATCCAACTTTATCGTTGACCAGTTATACGATTCCTGACATTGAGCTTTACAGCATGCATCCTAAAGAACTGCCCCGGCAATTCAAGAGTAAGGCCGACCTTCACATCATTTTGCTATTTTCTATACTAAAAGTATATTGgggattctttttttttttttatcgggGTAATTGATGGATCTCTAATGTATATGCATaactataatatattattttatagttTTTTCTTCCAATCTAATTCATCCTTTATTTGTGAATATTTTTGTCCCTAATTGGATTGTTGATTACCTTGTGCTTTTGGATATTTAAGGGCTGACAAAGGTAAAGTCTAATGGAAGGGAATGGGTCTTCTTTTGCCTTCGCAAAGAGCAGTATCGCAACAGTAGTCGTTCTGAGAGAACCGTTCCAACATCGGCTACTGAAAAGTAACTAGTAAGCCCAAAAAAGTGCAAAGTGAAGCTACTGGTAATGAAGTAGGTAGTAAGAATATATTAACCTTCTACGAGCGATGTCCTCCCGATGGAGCCAAGACTGAGTGGAATTTGCATGAATATCACCTAAATACGTCTTCTCTCGGCTACAATATTAGAGAGGTAATTCTGTTTATCCATGTTCTAAGTTCTAATTTGTACATGGCCTCAATCTAGTCAATGGTGCTTCTTTTTCAAGAGATTGACTAACTTCCATTTCGAGATTAAGGTACCATCTAAGTTCACATTCTCCTCGAATTTATGCAGATGCCCTTCGTTGTTTGCCGCTTGCATAACAAAGGCGTCAATTGCGACGAATCAACTTGTGAGATGAATCGACTGGTAGTTCCACATCCGAAACTCAGGCAACTACTTATAAGCTTTCTTCGTCTGAGGTAGGTAGTTTTCGTCTGAAGAATATTGTCAATTCTTCATGTAGCTTTTATCTGAAGAAGAAATATGGCAATCGCTCCCCAAAATTCAGCGACTGCCTCACAATTTATCGAACTATGATAACTTCATCGGCAGGGCCGAAGAAGACGTTTACATTGATGAATCCGGTTCATCTTTGGGCCGGTACTACACTGGCGGTGGCGATGGCTCCACCAATTGTTACTATCCATCCAATGATGAAACAAACTATTATCCACCATACCATGGTATATGGGGCTCACACAACTATTAGCAAGGAAAAACGAAGAACATTTATTTTATGCCAAGTTCACATCAACGCTAGAGGatcgatatatatacatacatacagacatacatatatatatatatatatatgataaggGAGGATTTGTCCATGAAATGGATACAATTTAGACTTGGTTTAATGTTGTTTTCATGGTATCTGATGCTTGGATGACGGTTTCTAAGAAAACTTGTGCGAGAAAAGAGTTGGAGGCAATTTGATGCATGTTCGAGATGAATTGGAGACCATTGAAGTATCGAGCTGGAACTTGCAAGGATACAAGGACTTCTGGTTAGTAGTGCACCATGTACACAACCGATCAGAGAGGGAGTTCATAATCAATCCCCGAATTATTTGCAAATTTTAGGATTCCCCCTTCAGTTATAATAGGAGTTTTTAGAAAATCTTTAAAgatattatttgttttctatt from Punica granatum isolate Tunisia-2019 chromosome 2, ASM765513v2, whole genome shotgun sequence includes the following:
- the LOC116193913 gene encoding protein CUP-SHAPED COTYLEDON 2-like yields the protein MEIPEISGLNFHPTDDELLTYYLKLRILDYFQDPTLSLTSYTIPDIELYSMHPKELPRQFKRLTKVKSNGREWVFFCLRKEQYRNSSRSERTVPTSATEKCPSLFAACITKASIATNQLLLSEEEIWQSLPKIQRLPHNLSNYDNFIGRAEEDVYIDESGSSLGRYYTGGGDGSTNCYYPSNDETNYYPPYHGIWGSHNY